In Labrys wisconsinensis, one genomic interval encodes:
- a CDS encoding GatB/YqeY domain-containing protein has translation MSLRETLSAAVKESMKAGDKARLSVVRMIQAGLKDRDIEARGNGKDPIPDAEILAMLQKMIKQTQESQDLADKAGRADLVDQAKAEIVVLSSFLPRQMDEAETRAAIAAVVAETGAAGIKDMGKVIGVLKERFAGQMDFGKAGPLVKQALAG, from the coding sequence ATGTCCCTGCGGGAAACGCTGAGCGCGGCGGTCAAGGAGTCGATGAAGGCGGGCGACAAGGCGCGCCTGTCCGTCGTCCGCATGATCCAGGCCGGCCTGAAGGACCGGGATATCGAGGCGCGCGGCAACGGCAAGGACCCGATCCCGGACGCCGAGATCCTGGCCATGCTGCAGAAGATGATCAAGCAGACGCAGGAATCGCAGGATCTGGCCGACAAGGCCGGCCGCGCCGACCTCGTCGACCAGGCCAAGGCCGAGATCGTCGTGCTCTCCTCCTTCCTGCCCCGGCAGATGGACGAGGCCGAGACCAGGGCGGCGATCGCCGCGGTCGTCGCCGAGACCGGCGCGGCCGGGATCAAGGACATGGGCAAGGTCATCGGCGTCCTGAAGGAACGCTTCGCCGGCCAGATGGACTTCGGCAAGGCCGGTCCGCTGGTGAAGCAGGCGCTGGCGGGCTGA
- the carA gene encoding glutamine-hydrolyzing carbamoyl-phosphate synthase small subunit: MTGTQVAAPTQASSPAAPAEAWIEPVATALLVLADGTVLEGRGFGAVAEAAGEVCFNTAMTGYEEILTDPSYAGQIVTFTFPHIGNVGVNDEDIETVNMAASSGVRGVVVHADVTDPANYRASRHFDAWLQARGIPGVAGIDTRALTALIRDKGMPNAVIAHAPDGVFDVEALKRRAQALPSMAGLDLVPPVTSAQRFDWDETVWQWQAGYGRQGAPGRRVVAIDYGVKRNILRLLANAGCAVTVVPATTSAAAILALQPDGVFLSNGPGDPAATGEYAVPVIRELLDRKVPVFGICLGHQMLGLAIGATTAKMKQGHHGANHPVKDLTTGKVEIVSMNHGFAVDRASLPAEAVETHVSLFDGSNCGLALRDRPAFSVQHHPEASPGPRDSHYLFDRFVTMMDAQRAGKAA; the protein is encoded by the coding sequence ATGACCGGCACACAAGTCGCGGCCCCCACCCAGGCCTCCAGCCCCGCCGCCCCGGCCGAGGCCTGGATCGAGCCGGTGGCGACGGCGCTCCTGGTGCTGGCCGACGGCACCGTGCTGGAGGGCCGGGGCTTCGGGGCGGTGGCCGAGGCCGCCGGCGAAGTCTGCTTCAACACGGCGATGACGGGCTATGAGGAGATCCTCACCGATCCCTCCTATGCCGGGCAGATCGTCACCTTCACCTTCCCCCATATCGGCAATGTCGGCGTCAACGACGAGGATATCGAGACGGTCAACATGGCCGCCTCGAGCGGCGTGCGCGGCGTGGTCGTGCATGCTGATGTGACCGATCCGGCGAACTATCGCGCCAGCCGCCATTTCGACGCCTGGCTGCAGGCCCGCGGCATTCCTGGCGTCGCCGGCATCGACACGCGGGCGCTCACCGCGCTGATCCGCGACAAGGGCATGCCGAACGCCGTGATCGCCCATGCGCCCGACGGGGTGTTCGACGTCGAGGCGCTGAAGCGCCGGGCGCAGGCGCTGCCGTCCATGGCCGGCCTCGACCTGGTGCCGCCGGTGACCTCGGCCCAGCGCTTCGACTGGGACGAGACCGTATGGCAATGGCAGGCCGGCTACGGCCGCCAGGGCGCGCCCGGGCGCCGGGTGGTCGCCATCGACTACGGGGTCAAGCGCAACATCCTGCGCCTGCTCGCCAATGCCGGCTGCGCCGTGACGGTGGTGCCGGCCACCACCTCGGCCGCGGCAATCCTGGCGCTGCAGCCCGACGGCGTCTTCCTCTCCAACGGGCCGGGCGACCCGGCCGCCACCGGCGAGTATGCCGTGCCGGTGATCCGCGAGCTCCTGGACCGCAAGGTGCCGGTGTTCGGCATCTGCCTCGGCCATCAGATGCTGGGGCTGGCCATCGGCGCGACGACCGCCAAGATGAAGCAGGGCCATCACGGCGCCAACCATCCGGTGAAGGACCTGACCACCGGCAAGGTCGAGATCGTCTCGATGAACCACGGCTTCGCCGTGGACCGCGCCAGCCTGCCGGCGGAGGCGGTGGAGACCCATGTCTCGCTGTTCGACGGCTCCAATTGCGGCCTCGCCCTCAGGGACCGCCCGGCCTTCTCCGTGCAGCACCATCCCGAGGCCTCGCCCGGGCCGCGCGACAGCCACTATCTCTTCGACCGCTTCGTCACTATGATGGACGCACAAAGAGCCGGCAAAGCGGCCTGA
- a CDS encoding extensin-like domain-containing protein — protein sequence MRAAIAVGLLFATTGLAAATDARSLPDYFATSWDAVAAAPLKAFTTPEHDAFTASWDAVTEAPLVPFAPPKAAPAAASPRDDLPPIMLAGIPVPPERPVVMPGAAAYASLGPDAASGLAGAAVIPLPLPRPRGIDQAAGQPAKDALSIRPEAAPPQPETKVAMLGGLPGAGMAIANLARMAPLPPIAKGACSVANPYKVTALGPNGRTALQPAATLDAPMVQGLVKWEGEVQAAAKQTLGEPIVALKVAASYDCRTMNHRRRARLSEHAHANAIDIAAFVTASGKEITVERDFHSRGPGGAFLKAVHADTCDVFQVVLGPGSDGMHENHFHMDLGRWKACR from the coding sequence ATGCGCGCTGCGATCGCCGTGGGCCTGCTGTTCGCGACGACGGGCCTCGCGGCTGCGACCGATGCGCGGTCTCTGCCCGACTATTTCGCCACGAGCTGGGACGCGGTCGCCGCCGCGCCGCTCAAGGCCTTCACGACCCCGGAGCACGACGCCTTCACCGCGAGTTGGGACGCGGTGACCGAGGCGCCGCTCGTCCCGTTCGCGCCGCCGAAGGCGGCGCCCGCCGCCGCCTCGCCGCGCGACGACCTGCCGCCGATCATGCTCGCCGGCATCCCCGTGCCGCCGGAGCGGCCGGTGGTGATGCCGGGCGCCGCCGCCTACGCCTCGCTGGGGCCGGACGCGGCCTCCGGCCTTGCCGGCGCTGCCGTGATCCCGCTGCCGCTGCCGAGGCCCCGCGGCATCGACCAGGCCGCCGGCCAGCCTGCCAAGGACGCTCTCTCCATCCGTCCCGAAGCCGCTCCGCCGCAGCCGGAAACCAAGGTCGCCATGCTCGGCGGCCTGCCCGGCGCCGGCATGGCGATCGCCAACCTGGCGCGCATGGCGCCGCTGCCGCCGATCGCCAAGGGCGCCTGCAGCGTCGCCAACCCCTACAAGGTCACGGCGCTCGGCCCGAACGGGCGCACCGCCCTGCAGCCGGCCGCCACGCTCGATGCGCCGATGGTGCAGGGCTTGGTGAAATGGGAAGGCGAGGTCCAGGCGGCGGCGAAGCAGACGCTGGGCGAGCCCATCGTCGCCCTCAAGGTCGCCGCCTCCTATGACTGCCGCACCATGAACCACCGCCGGCGTGCCCGCCTCAGCGAGCACGCGCACGCCAACGCCATCGACATCGCCGCCTTCGTCACCGCCAGCGGCAAGGAGATCACCGTCGAGCGCGACTTCCACAGCCGCGGCCCCGGCGGCGCCTTCCTCAAGGCGGTCCATGCCGACACCTGCGACGTGTTCCAGGTGGTGCTCGGCCCGGGCTCGGACGGCATGCACGAGAACCATTTCCACATGGACCTCGGCCGCTGGAAGGCCTGCCGCTGA
- a CDS encoding NAD(P)/FAD-dependent oxidoreductase translates to MASDTADPTTGRHRIVVVGAGFGGLEAVHRLAGAPVAITLVDRRNHHLFQPLLYQVATASLATSEIAWPTRHVLARRDDVTTLLATVTGIDTAARRVLLDDGATLPYDTLILATGARHAYFGHDEWEPFAPGLKTLEDATTIRRRILLAFERAERETDPRRQAALLTFVIVGAGPTGVELAGTIAELARDTLPSDFRRIDTRKARVVLVEAGPRVLAGYAEDLSAYAQRSLEGLGVEVELGRPVSACSADGVVYGDRTLEAKTILWAAGVRASPAAEWLGVPADRAGRLIVEPDLAVPGHPEIFAVGDTVAIAGPEGKPVPGIAPAAKQEGHYVAGVIRARLAGAAPPGPFHYRHAGSLAQIGKKLAVIDFGRIKLRGALAWWIWGIAHIYFLIGVRTRLSVALNWLWIHVRNQRSARLITQGRDDED, encoded by the coding sequence ATGGCGAGCGACACGGCTGATCCCACCACGGGCCGCCACCGCATCGTGGTGGTCGGTGCCGGCTTCGGCGGGCTGGAGGCCGTGCACCGGCTGGCCGGCGCGCCGGTCGCGATCACGCTGGTCGACCGGCGCAACCATCATCTGTTCCAGCCGCTGCTCTACCAGGTCGCGACCGCCTCGCTGGCGACCTCCGAGATCGCCTGGCCGACCCGCCACGTCCTCGCCCGGCGCGACGACGTCACCACCCTGCTGGCGACCGTCACCGGCATCGACACGGCGGCCCGCCGCGTCCTGCTCGACGACGGCGCCACCCTGCCATACGACACGCTGATCCTGGCCACCGGCGCCCGCCACGCCTATTTCGGCCATGACGAGTGGGAGCCGTTCGCCCCCGGCCTGAAGACGCTGGAGGACGCCACCACCATCCGCCGCCGCATCCTGCTCGCCTTCGAGCGGGCGGAGCGCGAGACCGACCCGCGGCGGCAGGCGGCGCTCCTGACCTTCGTCATCGTCGGCGCCGGACCGACCGGGGTGGAGCTCGCCGGCACCATCGCCGAGCTCGCCCGCGACACGCTGCCGTCCGACTTTCGCCGCATCGATACCCGCAAGGCCCGCGTCGTGCTGGTCGAGGCCGGCCCGCGCGTGCTGGCCGGCTATGCCGAGGACCTCTCCGCCTATGCCCAGCGCTCGCTGGAGGGCCTCGGCGTCGAGGTCGAGCTCGGCCGGCCCGTCTCCGCCTGCAGCGCCGACGGCGTGGTCTATGGCGACCGCACCCTGGAAGCGAAGACCATCCTCTGGGCGGCCGGCGTGCGGGCCTCGCCCGCGGCCGAATGGCTCGGCGTCCCGGCCGACCGGGCCGGCCGGCTGATCGTCGAGCCGGACCTCGCCGTGCCCGGCCATCCCGAGATCTTCGCCGTCGGCGACACGGTGGCGATCGCCGGGCCGGAGGGCAAGCCGGTGCCCGGCATCGCGCCCGCCGCCAAGCAGGAGGGGCACTATGTCGCCGGCGTGATCAGGGCCCGTCTCGCCGGCGCCGCCCCGCCCGGGCCGTTCCACTACCGCCACGCCGGGAGCCTCGCCCAGATCGGCAAGAAGCTTGCGGTGATCGATTTCGGCCGCATCAAGCTGCGCGGCGCCCTGGCATGGTGGATCTGGGGCATCGCCCATATCTATTTCCTCATCGGCGTGCGCACCCGGCTCAGCGTCGCGCTCAACTGGCTGTGGATCCATGTCCGCAACCAGCGCAGCGCCCGCCTGATCACCCAGGGCCGCGACGACGAGGATTAG